In Marivirga salinae, a single window of DNA contains:
- a CDS encoding chloride channel protein: protein MKFKGLLLKFLIWRVKHVSTTNFVIITSGVIGIIAGLAAVTLKESVHLLQNFLTRDFQQEFGNYLYLSYPLIGIVLTLLLSKYILKEKLGHGITDILYSISKKSSIVKRTKTFSRMLTSTLTVGFGGSVGLEAPIVVTGSAIGSNIGRLVHLNYKQRTLLIGCGSAGAISAIFNSPIAGVIFSIEVILAEVTISSFIPLLIASVCGALVSLTLLGDDVLFSFNLTDEFIAADTPFYIFLGIFTGLVALYFTRVVGKVEGLIKNVKGDLNRAILGGVSLGFLIFLLPPLYGEGYDTITKLLEGNAQDILNNSLFFDDIESFFLIVLFAAGIILIKPVATALTLGSGGSGGIFAPSLFLGGVTGFLFAYLVNKAGMTDPISLSNFTLVGMSGVMSGVLHAPLTAIFLIAEITSGYTLFVPLMIVSAISYSTISYFEKYSMYTKPLVEKGDLIYHDKDRQVLSLIDLKKVIETDLLTIDPDATLGELVDLVRFSKRNIFPVVNQERELMGIVTLDDIREIMFDEESRKNIIVNTLMHSPPTFVTGKENMRSVMMKFEKTGAWNLPVLEDGKYEGFVSKSRIFNAYRKKLIRQQIE from the coding sequence ATGAAATTTAAAGGGCTTTTACTTAAGTTTCTTATTTGGCGTGTTAAACATGTCAGCACCACTAATTTTGTCATTATTACTAGTGGTGTAATTGGTATTATAGCAGGTTTGGCTGCTGTAACACTTAAGGAAAGCGTTCATCTGCTCCAGAACTTTTTAACTCGTGATTTCCAACAGGAATTTGGGAATTACCTATATCTCAGCTATCCGCTTATTGGGATAGTACTTACACTGCTTTTATCAAAATATATTTTAAAGGAAAAACTAGGGCACGGAATAACTGATATTTTATATTCCATTTCAAAAAAGTCAAGTATAGTAAAGCGAACCAAAACCTTTTCAAGAATGCTCACCAGTACGCTTACTGTAGGTTTTGGTGGGTCAGTTGGTTTGGAGGCCCCCATTGTGGTTACGGGTTCAGCCATTGGCTCTAATATCGGGCGATTAGTCCACTTGAATTATAAGCAGCGTACTTTATTAATTGGATGCGGTTCAGCAGGAGCAATTTCTGCTATTTTTAATTCGCCAATAGCAGGTGTGATTTTCAGTATTGAAGTAATTTTGGCAGAAGTTACTATAAGTTCTTTCATTCCACTTTTGATTGCCTCCGTATGTGGTGCTTTAGTTTCGCTTACTTTGCTGGGAGATGATGTCCTTTTTTCATTTAATTTAACAGATGAATTTATTGCAGCTGACACCCCTTTTTATATTTTCTTAGGGATTTTTACAGGTTTAGTTGCCTTGTATTTTACTAGAGTAGTTGGGAAAGTAGAAGGATTGATTAAGAATGTGAAAGGCGATTTGAATCGAGCAATCTTGGGAGGTGTATCTTTAGGATTTTTAATCTTTCTTTTGCCTCCTCTTTATGGTGAAGGTTATGATACCATTACTAAACTTCTTGAAGGAAATGCACAAGATATATTAAACAATAGTTTGTTTTTTGATGACATTGAGTCTTTCTTTTTAATTGTACTCTTTGCAGCCGGAATTATTCTAATAAAACCAGTTGCTACTGCTTTAACTCTAGGTTCTGGTGGTAGCGGAGGTATTTTTGCCCCTTCCTTATTTTTGGGAGGTGTAACAGGCTTTTTGTTTGCATATTTAGTCAATAAGGCTGGAATGACAGATCCTATAAGCCTCAGTAACTTTACATTGGTTGGCATGAGTGGTGTCATGAGTGGGGTATTACACGCCCCTTTAACTGCTATATTCTTAATAGCTGAAATCACTAGTGGATATACACTATTTGTACCTCTTATGATAGTTTCTGCTATTTCTTATAGCACTATTTCCTATTTCGAAAAGTATTCCATGTACACCAAGCCTTTGGTTGAAAAGGGAGATTTAATTTATCATGATAAGGATCGGCAAGTGCTAAGTTTGATAGACTTGAAAAAAGTGATTGAAACTGACTTACTCACGATTGATCCTGATGCCACTTTAGGAGAGTTGGTTGATTTGGTTCGCTTCTCAAAACGAAATATTTTTCCTGTTGTGAATCAAGAACGCGAATTGATGGGGATCGTAACCTTGGATGATATTAGAGAAATAATGTTTGATGAAGAATCTCGAAAAAATATTATTGTAAACACCCTTATGCACAGCCCGCCAACCTTCGTAACAGGCAAAGAGAATATGCGATCTGTTATGATGAAGTTTGAAAAGACGGGGGCATGGAATTTACCTGTGCTAGAAGATGGCAAATATGAAGGATTTGTTTCCAAGTCCAGAATTTTCAATGCATACCGTAAAAAGCTGATAAGACAGCAAATCGAATAA
- a CDS encoding peroxiredoxin produces MGLRIGDTAPNFQADTTEGKIDFHEWLGDSWGILYSHPADFTPVCTTEIGRTAQLKDEFAKRNTKVAVVSVDDVKSHNEWKKDVNETQNTSVEFPIIGDEERKVATLYDMIHENASATATVRSVFFIGPDKKIKASIVYPASTGRNFTEILRVIDSLQLTAKHQVATPADWKFGEDVIITPAVKDEEIPAKFPKGHTVIKPYLRTTPQPE; encoded by the coding sequence ATGGGACTTAGAATAGGAGATACCGCACCCAATTTTCAGGCGGATACAACAGAAGGAAAAATTGATTTTCACGAATGGCTAGGTGACAGCTGGGGGATTTTATATTCTCACCCTGCTGATTTTACTCCAGTTTGCACAACGGAGATCGGAAGAACAGCTCAATTGAAAGATGAGTTTGCAAAACGTAATACTAAAGTGGCTGTAGTCAGCGTAGATGATGTAAAATCACATAATGAATGGAAAAAAGATGTAAATGAAACTCAAAACACCTCAGTAGAATTTCCAATTATTGGAGATGAAGAAAGAAAAGTTGCGACTTTATATGACATGATTCATGAGAATGCTTCTGCCACTGCAACAGTTCGTTCAGTTTTCTTCATCGGGCCTGATAAGAAAATAAAAGCAAGTATTGTTTATCCGGCAAGCACGGGTAGAAACTTTACGGAGATTTTAAGAGTAATTGATTCATTACAATTGACTGCTAAACACCAAGTGGCTACTCCAGCAGATTGGAAGTTTGGAGAAGATGTTATCATTACCCCAGCTGTAAAAGATGAAGAAATACCAGCTAAATTTCCGAAAGGGCATACAGTTATTAAACCTTATTTAAGAACTACACCTCAGCCTGAATAG
- a CDS encoding App1 family protein, whose translation MGYGNQGLIYLKGGVLENRPEFETKASDKRRRNFRIMLSRYLSSPIPEMDVQIILGKENFTTQTDEFGYFSVWVEPEHSFEPGWHKAIYVINDDDKEIYRTRGEFLIVGQEAEFGTISDIDDTILVSHATQLFKKLRLIMTKNAKTRLPFEGVSEFYQKLRSKGNPFFYVSSSEWNLYEFLQDFFRIRKIPKGPFLLQEYKSGLRDLLFTGGGSHQHKQDKINRLMTLFPKLKFILIGDSGQRDTEIYRQALHEFPNRILAVYIRKIGKKDDFDQKTSQEFEEKGVPLLLLENTEEAFVHAKKMGFIKA comes from the coding sequence ATGGGCTATGGAAATCAAGGTCTGATTTATCTGAAGGGGGGTGTTTTAGAAAATCGACCAGAATTTGAGACAAAAGCTTCGGATAAGAGAAGAAGGAATTTCAGAATAATGCTTTCACGTTACTTAAGCTCTCCAATTCCTGAAATGGATGTTCAAATTATATTAGGAAAAGAAAATTTCACCACACAAACCGATGAGTTTGGTTATTTCAGTGTTTGGGTGGAGCCAGAACATTCTTTTGAGCCCGGCTGGCATAAAGCTATCTATGTTATTAATGATGATGATAAAGAAATATATAGAACAAGAGGGGAATTTTTGATTGTGGGTCAGGAAGCTGAATTCGGCACTATTTCAGATATTGATGATACCATTTTAGTTTCCCATGCCACTCAGCTTTTTAAGAAGCTTCGACTGATCATGACCAAAAATGCCAAAACACGTTTACCTTTTGAGGGCGTTTCAGAATTCTACCAAAAACTTAGATCCAAGGGAAATCCTTTTTTCTATGTAAGCAGTAGTGAATGGAATTTGTACGAATTTTTGCAAGATTTTTTCAGAATCAGAAAGATACCCAAAGGACCATTCCTGTTGCAAGAGTATAAATCTGGCTTGCGGGATTTACTTTTTACAGGTGGGGGAAGCCATCAACATAAGCAGGATAAAATAAATCGATTGATGACACTTTTCCCTAAATTGAAATTTATTTTGATTGGGGACAGTGGACAAAGAGATACTGAAATTTATCGCCAAGCTTTACACGAATTCCCAAATAGAATATTAGCAGTTTATATCCGAAAAATCGGAAAAAAAGATGATTTTGATCAAAAAACATCTCAAGAGTTTGAGGAAAAGGGAGTGCCTTTATTACTATTGGAAAATACCGAGGAGGCATTTGTTCATGCCAAAAAAATGGGGTTCATTAAAGCATGA
- a CDS encoding diacylglycerol/lipid kinase family protein, whose translation MKPQKLLFIINPKSGHNDKSNLEKQISSVCDKNKKEYALFYTCGKNDREKIKEKQSEYQADTLVACGGDGTVNMVAQVLLHSQVQLGILPLGSANGLAHELDVNVGIDESLELLMKGNIRSMDVIQINSELICLHLSDLGFNAQMIKDFEESGERGMLSYARSFFGSLINKKTREFRIEFNGTEKTVKAEMIILANASSYGTGAVINPHSRMDDGFFELVIFKPIPVKDLISLTLKSFLGDIKNSPYVEIYKVEEATIYCKEPELLQIDGELIGDRNEVKAVMLKDALNVIS comes from the coding sequence ATGAAACCCCAAAAGTTACTTTTTATCATCAATCCCAAATCGGGACATAATGATAAATCCAATCTGGAAAAACAAATCTCCAGTGTTTGTGATAAAAATAAGAAGGAATATGCGCTTTTCTATACATGTGGTAAAAATGATAGAGAAAAAATAAAAGAAAAGCAGTCAGAGTATCAAGCAGATACATTAGTAGCTTGCGGAGGTGATGGCACAGTTAATATGGTGGCTCAAGTTTTATTACATTCTCAAGTTCAATTAGGCATTTTGCCTTTAGGCTCTGCCAATGGCTTGGCTCATGAATTAGATGTCAATGTAGGGATAGATGAAAGTCTGGAACTGTTAATGAAAGGTAATATAAGGTCCATGGATGTTATCCAAATTAACAGCGAACTTATCTGCCTCCATTTAAGTGATCTGGGTTTTAATGCCCAAATGATTAAAGATTTTGAAGAAAGTGGTGAAAGAGGAATGCTATCCTATGCCAGGTCTTTTTTCGGATCTTTAATAAATAAAAAAACTAGGGAATTCAGAATTGAATTTAACGGAACAGAAAAAACAGTAAAAGCTGAAATGATTATTCTGGCCAATGCCTCCAGCTATGGAACAGGGGCCGTAATAAATCCCCACAGTAGAATGGATGATGGCTTTTTCGAATTGGTCATTTTCAAGCCAATCCCTGTAAAGGACTTAATTTCCTTGACTTTGAAATCTTTTCTAGGTGATATTAAAAACTCTCCCTATGTTGAAATTTATAAGGTAGAGGAAGCTACAATTTATTGCAAGGAGCCAGAGCTTTTACAAATTGATGGTGAATTAATAGGAGATAGAAATGAAGTTAAAGCCGTTATGCTCAAAGACGCGCTTAATGTAATATCATAA
- a CDS encoding acyltransferase family protein, with the protein MQKPENKIFFPALAGIRIIAAWMIFLHHIAGEVKTVWLSSIFKEFHVGIFFTISGFLTYILYFKKYKDGQFSFKRFIQKRLARLLPIYWFLLIVAAVWQWESLKSFILSFLLLQSYFEEFKFSYVGQAWTIPVQLMFYASVPLFFSLIKKSKYSFVFWPLSILLLGLVLMYSFSTISFHGFLADLDFLLIYTFFGRVFEFTIGALIAHLWHNRNNSKISNFKPTLIGAISYFIILIIISSFQNPENSYGIYHPIGLVLNHIFLPFSIGLFLIGLCSEKTYFSKFLSTPVMILLGNSAYAFYLIHLGYFSEFIYFHVSSNLIIRFVSLNILAVLIYKFMELPVQRALLSFRK; encoded by the coding sequence ATGCAAAAACCCGAGAATAAAATTTTCTTCCCCGCATTGGCTGGTATAAGAATTATTGCCGCATGGATGATTTTTTTACATCATATTGCGGGAGAAGTAAAAACCGTTTGGTTAAGCAGCATTTTTAAAGAATTCCATGTGGGTATTTTCTTTACTATCAGTGGTTTTTTAACTTACATTCTCTATTTCAAGAAATATAAAGATGGGCAATTTTCATTCAAAAGATTTATCCAAAAACGACTAGCTAGATTGCTTCCAATATATTGGTTCTTGCTTATAGTTGCAGCCGTTTGGCAATGGGAATCCTTAAAATCATTTATACTTTCCTTTTTACTACTGCAGAGCTATTTTGAAGAGTTTAAATTTTCATATGTAGGTCAAGCTTGGACTATTCCCGTCCAATTAATGTTTTACGCAAGCGTACCCTTATTTTTTTCATTAATTAAAAAATCTAAATACTCCTTCGTATTCTGGCCGCTTTCAATTTTACTTTTGGGATTAGTCTTAATGTATTCCTTTTCTACAATTTCATTTCATGGTTTTCTAGCTGATCTCGATTTTTTATTGATTTATACCTTTTTCGGAAGGGTTTTTGAATTTACGATTGGAGCGTTAATAGCTCATTTATGGCATAACAGAAATAATTCAAAGATCTCAAATTTTAAACCAACACTTATAGGAGCCATAAGCTATTTCATTATTCTAATTATTATCTCAAGCTTCCAAAACCCAGAAAATTCATATGGAATATATCACCCCATCGGATTAGTATTAAACCATATTTTTCTCCCTTTTTCAATCGGTCTGTTTTTAATTGGGCTTTGTTCTGAAAAAACCTATTTCTCTAAATTTTTATCTACTCCAGTTATGATACTGTTGGGCAATTCGGCTTATGCTTTTTACCTTATTCATTTAGGCTATTTTTCAGAGTTTATCTATTTTCATGTTTCCAGCAATTTGATCATCCGTTTTGTTAGTCTAAATATTCTAGCAGTATTGATATATAAATTCATGGAGCTTCCGGTGCAAAGGGCACTTTTATCATTTAGAAAATAG
- a CDS encoding CPXCG motif-containing cysteine-rich protein: protein MQEHFFHCPHCFQEISMLVDLSISKQSYIEDCEVCCNPLQINLEIDEGEVIYFEANPAQ from the coding sequence ATGCAAGAACATTTTTTCCATTGTCCGCATTGTTTTCAAGAAATTAGCATGCTAGTAGATTTAAGCATCTCAAAACAATCCTATATTGAAGATTGTGAAGTTTGCTGTAATCCATTACAAATCAATTTAGAAATTGATGAGGGCGAAGTAATATATTTTGAGGCTAACCCTGCTCAATGA